One genomic window of Candidatus Hydrogenedentota bacterium includes the following:
- a CDS encoding protein kinase has product MRDYDLLAGLLAYQLRLVSAGTLAWYAHELKSAPDTRLLDFLLEKRAIQENDELLLVRITDNIVHAHDGNIAAALDTFGGAPAAREAFARAVHQTEKGWETSDDDTVAADELPHGLPRQIAPETAGRYTRGAEYARGGIGRILLVHDEQIGRDIILKELLPHSAVSPTDSTLSRIPAKDSPGSPLRQSAAMMARFLQEAQITGQLEHPAIVPVYELGIRTDGQLYYTMKLVRGETLAASIAACKALQDRLALLRFFLDICEAVAYAHSRDVIHRDLKPSNIMVGQFGECVVLDWGLAKKLGAPDAGKDSVRKTASRLKLDSGALEQSHTRSKEVMGTPLYMAPEQARGEAAAVAQYSDVYSLGVILYEILTGQLPHPWSNSLDTIRRVATGPAPPVRKAAPDTPPELAAICDKALQFHFKDRYPSANELARDIQQFLEGAVVEAYHYRAADLLRRLYQRNQTAIRAAAAMLLVIAATGTVSYINIYQARNAETRARIQADEQRAIAEQQRIVADEQRERAEGAEEQTARGKYVSDIRLADAYLREYTFQSAEDTLLAADPRYRGIEWGHLLAQCRQEWASIRAHDRDLFALLSPDAARVLTVSSDQTAKLWDSASRDLIHTWNLPDALITSGTFSPDGQRIAIWMHDGRVHLFDTATGAAIRDWAAHPMRVHQAVFRPGGETLVTASEDRLVRAWDLETGEQRWEAGPFDRPVYQLDFAEDSQAVLACPEGGAPVLLNAETGGIQATSDFSGRVFWTGGSGAIVGDGADLVFVGGPDLRETNRIRAGTGVTRASFYPDQNRLLTGTSTGLVTLWDTATGEQRQTFNFMHPVYDCRLDVSGETVVAIAVSGHITAFDAATGSPRLAFGGHRHNVTTATLLPSGTFLLTGSVDGTVRFWSLTESALTAPRAQAPARSRLVGLSDDGSVVLLSESAGLTVHELTSNTPLLGARLPRAAGATSAISGHGALVATALDGFLPAIIPLDAPQSPRLLPGHAGYISSLAFNAAGTELVSASWDNTARIWSVADGAPLGTLEGHTDTVYTAVFSPDGALLATGSRDETAIVWDRETLQPRFIIPHGHAVHHCAFNAGGTQVATAGRGGAIRIWDVASGIEIHVLSVQTPQITALSFTRDGGRLLSQAGAGRITVWDSHLGLYLAELPPGGAMPGTWTHFHPPTGQILAGGPDNVVREYRPLLDAGGQPIQDSAALDSALDAYRDTRDAATPLADPAPLPSEINVYMPAPGVAGLLEGLRQRFSARADNAAAWILQEPPPNAHPLDLRAGDAITAIANLAPAAFFTPGNAQGAERYTAGNRAFTLDIIRDGLLTRFQIVGLPVRQSARNITLARDRALELLHAARETINRDAATLDQVTKREAPPGEETPAGIQVPTPREAVRKNLLREAGLQANTRLMAINETTITSLPELAAQIDQGIAFLENNNTFNTRLRIQRGSFEVEDVVMGSP; this is encoded by the coding sequence ATGCGAGACTACGACCTCCTCGCCGGCCTCCTGGCCTACCAGCTCCGGCTCGTCTCCGCGGGCACCCTCGCCTGGTACGCCCACGAACTCAAATCCGCCCCCGACACCCGCCTACTCGACTTCCTGCTCGAAAAGCGCGCCATCCAGGAAAACGACGAGCTCCTCCTCGTCCGCATTACCGACAATATCGTCCACGCGCACGACGGCAACATCGCCGCCGCCCTGGACACCTTCGGCGGCGCGCCCGCCGCGCGCGAAGCCTTCGCCCGCGCCGTCCACCAGACCGAGAAGGGCTGGGAAACGAGCGATGACGACACGGTCGCCGCCGATGAACTCCCCCACGGCCTCCCGCGCCAGATCGCGCCCGAGACCGCCGGACGCTACACCCGCGGAGCCGAATACGCCCGCGGCGGCATCGGGCGGATCCTCCTCGTCCACGACGAACAGATCGGCCGCGACATCATCCTCAAGGAGCTCCTGCCGCACAGCGCCGTAAGCCCCACCGACAGCACCCTCTCGCGAATCCCGGCCAAGGACAGCCCGGGAAGCCCGTTGCGCCAGTCCGCCGCCATGATGGCGCGCTTCCTCCAGGAAGCCCAAATCACCGGCCAGCTCGAACACCCCGCCATCGTCCCCGTATACGAGCTCGGCATCCGGACCGACGGCCAGCTGTATTACACCATGAAACTGGTGCGCGGTGAAACCCTCGCCGCGTCCATCGCCGCATGCAAGGCCCTCCAGGACCGCCTCGCCCTCCTGCGCTTCTTCCTCGACATCTGCGAGGCCGTCGCCTACGCCCACTCACGCGACGTCATCCACCGCGACCTCAAGCCCTCCAACATCATGGTGGGCCAGTTCGGCGAATGCGTCGTGCTCGACTGGGGGCTCGCCAAGAAACTCGGCGCCCCCGACGCCGGCAAAGACTCCGTGAGAAAGACGGCCTCGCGCCTCAAGCTCGATTCAGGCGCCCTCGAACAATCGCACACGCGTTCCAAAGAGGTCATGGGCACGCCCCTCTACATGGCCCCCGAACAGGCCCGCGGCGAGGCGGCGGCCGTCGCCCAGTACTCCGACGTCTACAGCCTCGGCGTCATCCTCTACGAGATCCTTACCGGCCAACTGCCGCACCCCTGGAGCAATTCCCTCGACACCATCCGCCGCGTCGCCACCGGCCCCGCGCCGCCCGTGCGGAAAGCCGCGCCCGACACGCCCCCCGAACTCGCCGCCATCTGCGACAAAGCCCTCCAGTTTCACTTCAAGGACCGCTACCCCTCCGCAAACGAACTCGCCCGGGACATCCAGCAGTTCCTGGAAGGCGCCGTCGTCGAGGCCTACCACTACCGCGCCGCCGATCTCCTGCGCCGCCTCTACCAGCGCAACCAGACCGCCATCCGCGCCGCCGCCGCCATGCTCCTCGTGATCGCCGCCACTGGAACCGTCTCCTACATCAACATCTACCAGGCCCGCAACGCCGAAACCCGCGCCCGTATCCAGGCCGACGAACAGCGCGCCATCGCCGAGCAGCAGCGCATCGTCGCCGACGAACAGCGCGAACGCGCCGAAGGCGCCGAGGAACAGACCGCGCGGGGAAAATACGTCTCCGACATCCGCCTGGCGGACGCCTACCTGCGCGAGTACACGTTCCAGTCCGCCGAGGACACCCTCCTCGCCGCCGACCCCCGTTACCGCGGTATCGAATGGGGCCACCTGCTCGCCCAGTGCCGCCAGGAATGGGCAAGCATTCGCGCCCACGACCGCGACCTCTTCGCCCTGCTCTCCCCCGACGCCGCGCGTGTGCTTACCGTCTCCAGCGATCAGACCGCGAAACTCTGGGACAGCGCCTCCCGCGACCTCATCCACACCTGGAACCTGCCCGATGCGCTGATCACCAGCGGAACATTCAGCCCGGACGGGCAACGCATCGCCATCTGGATGCACGATGGGCGCGTCCACCTCTTCGATACGGCGACCGGCGCGGCCATTCGGGACTGGGCCGCCCACCCGATGCGCGTGCACCAGGCGGTATTCAGACCCGGCGGAGAGACGCTCGTTACGGCCTCGGAAGACCGGCTGGTCCGCGCATGGGACCTCGAAACGGGCGAACAGCGATGGGAAGCCGGCCCCTTCGACCGCCCGGTGTACCAGCTGGATTTCGCCGAGGATAGCCAGGCGGTGCTCGCCTGCCCGGAAGGCGGCGCCCCCGTACTGCTCAACGCGGAGACCGGCGGCATTCAGGCCACTTCCGATTTCTCGGGCCGCGTCTTCTGGACCGGCGGTTCCGGCGCCATTGTTGGCGATGGCGCCGATCTGGTTTTCGTGGGTGGCCCCGACTTGCGGGAAACAAACCGCATCCGCGCCGGAACAGGCGTAACCCGCGCGAGCTTCTACCCTGATCAAAACCGTCTCCTCACCGGCACGTCCACGGGCCTTGTGACGCTCTGGGACACAGCCACGGGCGAGCAGCGGCAAACCTTTAACTTCATGCATCCCGTCTACGATTGCCGCCTCGATGTTTCGGGCGAAACCGTCGTCGCAATAGCGGTAAGTGGCCACATCACCGCCTTCGACGCCGCAACCGGTTCCCCCCGGCTTGCATTCGGCGGGCACCGCCACAACGTCACCACCGCAACCCTGCTACCCTCGGGAACCTTCCTGCTGACCGGCTCCGTGGATGGGACCGTCCGCTTCTGGTCGCTGACCGAATCCGCGTTGACGGCCCCCAGAGCCCAGGCCCCCGCGCGCAGCCGCCTCGTGGGCCTCTCGGACGACGGATCAGTGGTCCTGCTCTCGGAATCCGCCGGATTGACCGTGCACGAATTGACCAGCAACACGCCCCTGCTCGGCGCGCGCCTCCCCCGGGCCGCCGGCGCGACCTCGGCCATAAGCGGCCATGGCGCGCTGGTCGCCACCGCGCTGGATGGCTTTCTGCCCGCCATAATCCCCCTGGATGCCCCCCAGAGCCCTCGGCTCCTTCCCGGCCACGCGGGCTACATCTCCAGCCTGGCCTTCAACGCGGCGGGAACCGAGCTCGTAAGCGCCTCCTGGGACAATACCGCGCGCATCTGGAGCGTGGCCGACGGCGCGCCGCTCGGTACCCTCGAAGGGCACACCGACACGGTGTATACCGCCGTCTTTTCGCCCGATGGCGCCCTCCTCGCCACCGGCTCGCGCGACGAGACCGCTATCGTCTGGGACCGCGAAACCCTACAGCCCCGTTTCATCATCCCGCACGGCCACGCCGTACACCATTGCGCATTCAACGCCGGCGGAACGCAAGTCGCCACCGCCGGCCGCGGAGGCGCGATTCGCATCTGGGACGTTGCCAGCGGCATAGAGATACACGTGCTCTCCGTGCAAACACCCCAGATTACCGCGCTGTCCTTCACCCGTGACGGCGGACGCCTGCTTTCCCAGGCGGGCGCCGGCCGCATCACCGTTTGGGACAGCCATCTGGGCCTTTACCTCGCCGAACTCCCCCCGGGTGGGGCGATGCCCGGGACCTGGACCCATTTCCACCCGCCGACCGGCCAGATCCTTGCCGGAGGACCCGACAACGTCGTGCGAGAGTATCGTCCCCTCCTGGACGCGGGCGGTCAGCCCATTCAAGATTCCGCCGCGCTCGATTCGGCGCTCGACGCATACCGCGACACCCGCGACGCCGCCACCCCCCTCGCCGATCCCGCGCCCCTGCCTTCCGAAATCAACGTCTACATGCCCGCACCCGGCGTGGCGGGTTTGCTCGAAGGCCTGCGCCAGCGTTTCAGCGCGCGCGCGGATAACGCCGCCGCCTGGATCCTCCAGGAGCCCCCCCCTAACGCCCACCCGCTCGACCTCCGCGCGGGCGACGCCATTACCGCGATCGCCAACCTCGCCCCCGCCGCGTTCTTCACCCCCGGCAACGCCCAGGGCGCCGAACGCTACACCGCCGGCAACCGCGCCTTCACCCTCGACATTATTCGCGACGGCCTGCTCACCCGCTTCCAGATCGTCGGCCTCCCCGTCCGGCAATCCGCGCGCAACATAACCCTCGCCCGCGACCGCGCCCTCGAACTCCTCCACGCCGCCCGCGAAACCATCAACCGCGACGCCGCAACCCTCGATCAGGTTACCAAGCGGGAAGCACCCCCCGGAGAAGAAACGCCCGCCGGCATCCAGGTCCCCACCCCGCGAGAAGCCGTCCGCAAGAACCTCCTCCGCGAAGCCGGCCTCCAGGCCAACACCCGCCTCATGGCCATCAACGAAACCACCATCACCAGCCTCCCGGAACTCGCCGCCCAGATCGACCAGGGCATCGCGTTTCTGGAGAACAACAATACATTCAACACACGCCTCCGCATCCAGCGGGGATCGTTTGAGGTTGAGGACGTGGTGATGGGTTCACCGTGA